A stretch of the Sulfuritortus calidifontis genome encodes the following:
- a CDS encoding ABCB family ABC transporter ATP-binding protein/permease — protein sequence MAHDFRRPDHMSPQVTASQWRAAMRLFPYVWQYKGRLFAAMGLLILAKLANVSVPLALKEIVDSLQHPSTALLLPLAFILLYGALRFSNTAFTELRDALFARVLQRAMRGVIYDVFRHLHAQSLRFHLERRTGGLAVDIERGARSIRFLINFSLFNIAPTLLEILLVAGVLFVKYDPWFGSITLMTLVVYIFFTVLVTNWRLRFRRAMNQTDADANAHAVDSLLNYETVKYFNNEQFEAERLNRDLKRAENAAVQSEISLAWLNVGQAAIIACGVTAMMGLAAQGVAEQRMTIGDLVLVNAYLIQLFIPLNFLGTVYREIRNALTDMEKLFGLLQSPPEIRDGPNAKPLVVTRGEVRFERVSFAYDARRPILHEIDFSIPSGRKVAVVGASGAGKSTLSRLLFRFYDVTAGRILIDNQDIRQVTQASLRAAIGMVPQDTVLFNDTLYYNIAYGRPDAGREEVIEAARAAHLDRFIAHLPDGYDTLVGERGLKLSGGEKQRVAIARALLKNPPILVFDEATSSLDSATEKAIQAELARISENRTTLVIAHRLSTVVDADEILVLDGGRIVERGRHDQLLELNGRYAEMWRLQQRAEREAASPGPTKVRNA from the coding sequence ATGGCCCACGATTTCCGCCGTCCCGACCACATGAGCCCGCAGGTCACCGCCTCGCAATGGCGTGCGGCCATGCGCCTGTTCCCTTACGTCTGGCAGTACAAAGGCCGGCTGTTCGCGGCCATGGGCCTCTTGATCCTGGCCAAGCTGGCCAACGTCTCGGTGCCGCTGGCGCTGAAGGAGATCGTCGACAGCCTGCAGCACCCGAGCACCGCCCTGCTGCTGCCGCTGGCCTTCATCCTGCTCTACGGCGCCCTGCGCTTTTCCAACACCGCCTTCACCGAACTGCGCGACGCCCTGTTCGCCCGCGTCCTGCAGCGGGCGATGCGCGGCGTGATCTACGACGTGTTCCGCCACCTGCACGCACAGTCGCTGCGCTTCCACCTGGAGCGGCGCACCGGCGGCCTAGCGGTCGACATCGAGCGCGGCGCCCGCTCGATCCGCTTCCTGATCAACTTCTCGCTGTTCAACATCGCGCCGACCCTGCTCGAGATCCTGCTGGTGGCCGGCGTGCTGTTCGTCAAGTACGACCCCTGGTTCGGCAGCATCACCCTGATGACCCTGGTGGTCTACATCTTCTTCACCGTGCTGGTAACCAACTGGCGCCTGCGCTTCCGCCGGGCGATGAACCAGACCGATGCCGACGCCAACGCCCACGCCGTCGACAGCCTGCTCAACTACGAGACGGTGAAGTATTTCAACAACGAGCAGTTCGAGGCCGAGCGGCTCAACCGCGACCTCAAGCGGGCGGAGAACGCCGCGGTGCAGAGCGAGATCTCGCTGGCCTGGCTCAACGTCGGCCAGGCCGCCATCATCGCCTGCGGTGTCACCGCCATGATGGGACTGGCCGCCCAGGGCGTGGCCGAGCAGCGCATGACCATCGGCGATCTGGTGCTGGTCAACGCCTACCTGATCCAGCTGTTCATTCCGCTCAATTTCCTGGGCACGGTCTATCGGGAGATCCGCAACGCCCTGACCGACATGGAAAAGCTGTTCGGCCTGCTGCAAAGCCCGCCCGAGATCCGGGATGGGCCGAACGCCAAGCCGCTCGTGGTGACACGGGGCGAGGTGCGCTTCGAACGGGTGAGTTTCGCCTACGACGCGCGCCGGCCGATCCTGCACGAGATCGACTTCAGCATCCCGAGCGGGCGCAAGGTCGCGGTGGTCGGCGCCAGCGGCGCCGGCAAGTCTACCCTGTCGCGCCTTTTGTTCCGCTTCTACGATGTGACGGCCGGCCGCATCCTGATCGATAACCAGGACATCCGCCAGGTGACCCAGGCCTCGCTGCGGGCCGCCATCGGCATGGTGCCGCAGGACACGGTGCTGTTCAACGATACGCTCTACTACAACATCGCCTACGGCCGGCCCGATGCCGGGCGCGAGGAGGTGATCGAGGCGGCCCGGGCGGCCCACCTCGACCGCTTCATCGCCCATCTGCCCGACGGCTATGACACCCTGGTCGGCGAACGCGGGCTCAAGCTCTCCGGCGGCGAGAAGCAGCGCGTCGCGATCGCCCGCGCCCTCCTGAAGAACCCGCCCATCCTGGTGTTCGACGAGGCCACCTCCTCGCTCGACTCGGCCACGGAAAAGGCGATCCAGGCGGAACTCGCCCGCATCTCGGAAAACCGCACCACCCTGGTCATCGCCCACCGGCTGTCGACCGTGGTCGATGCCGACGAGATCCTGGTCTTGGACGGCGGCCGCATCGTCGAGCGCGGCCGGCACGACCAACTCCTGGAGCTGAACGGCCGCTACGCCGAGATGTGGCGCCTGCAGCAGAGGGCCGAGCGTGAGGCGGCCTCGCCTGGCCCGACAAAGGTCCGGAACGCCTGA
- a CDS encoding TolC family protein, protein MRYASAIGSRQSANRDRATRARGGVALSLGRLLAVVGCVLAGPAVAAQAPADLPPAESVVRALDAHPKVQAAQARLTAAQAEGERLLAGEHEFGLSLLSQQRRVRAGPDYQEWSVGIERGLRLPGKAGLDRAIGAKGVAEAAERLGDARHETARQLLELWYGRLLARAEVALWRQQVDVLQEQRRTTEIRVRRGDAARLDSLQAEAALAQAESELRRAEAREQIALAELVAHFPELPPAGTASAEPVLPAEGEAHWAQRLLAHNHEILAVQRAQERLRLQAERAGAERLPDPRLGLHYARELDGRENIVGVSLSIDLPGAARQARAELYRAEAEAMAQDVAQVRRRLLAEAAGNWQRASAGVEGYQRLKAAAEAVERHAELSRRAYRLGELGLGETLLAQRAALQARLAAEQGRLEANLAIARLLLDAHSLWLAEPDEAEHR, encoded by the coding sequence ATGAGATACGCATCGGCAATCGGCAGTCGGCAGTCGGCGAATCGGGACCGCGCCACGCGCGCGCGTGGCGGCGTTGCCTTGAGCCTGGGGCGGCTGCTGGCGGTGGTTGGATGCGTCCTGGCGGGGCCGGCTGTGGCGGCCCAGGCACCGGCCGATCTGCCGCCGGCCGAGAGCGTCGTGCGCGCACTCGATGCCCATCCCAAGGTGCAGGCGGCGCAGGCACGGCTGACTGCGGCTCAGGCCGAAGGTGAGCGCCTGCTGGCAGGCGAGCACGAATTCGGCCTCAGTCTCTTGAGCCAGCAACGGCGCGTGCGCGCCGGGCCCGATTACCAGGAATGGAGCGTCGGCATCGAACGCGGTCTGCGCCTGCCCGGCAAGGCCGGCCTGGACCGGGCCATCGGCGCCAAGGGCGTGGCCGAGGCGGCGGAACGGCTGGGCGATGCCCGGCACGAAACCGCGCGGCAATTGCTCGAGCTCTGGTACGGTCGGTTGCTGGCGCGCGCCGAGGTCGCGCTCTGGCGCCAGCAGGTCGATGTGCTGCAGGAGCAGAGACGCACGACCGAGATCCGGGTCCGGCGCGGCGATGCCGCGCGACTGGACAGCCTGCAGGCGGAAGCGGCGCTGGCCCAGGCCGAATCGGAGCTGCGCCGGGCCGAGGCGCGTGAGCAGATCGCGCTGGCCGAGCTGGTGGCGCATTTCCCCGAGCTGCCGCCGGCCGGTACGGCGAGCGCCGAGCCCGTGTTGCCGGCGGAGGGCGAGGCGCATTGGGCGCAGCGGCTGCTGGCGCACAATCATGAAATCCTCGCCGTGCAGCGGGCCCAGGAGCGGCTGAGGCTGCAGGCGGAGCGCGCCGGCGCCGAGCGGCTGCCCGATCCCCGGCTGGGTCTGCACTACGCGCGCGAGCTGGATGGCCGGGAGAACATCGTCGGCGTCAGCCTGAGCATCGACCTGCCCGGCGCCGCCCGGCAGGCGCGTGCCGAGCTATACCGGGCCGAGGCCGAGGCGATGGCGCAGGACGTGGCGCAGGTGCGGCGCCGGCTGCTGGCCGAGGCGGCCGGCAACTGGCAGCGGGCCTCGGCCGGGGTCGAGGGCTATCAGCGGCTCAAGGCAGCCGCCGAGGCGGTGGAGCGGCATGCCGAACTCAGCCGGCGCGCTTACCGCCTGGGTGAGTTGGGACTGGGCGAGACCCTGTTGGCCCAGCGGGCGGCGCTCCAGGCGCGGCTGGCGGCCGAGCAGGGCAGGTTGGAGGCCAATCTGGCGATCGCCCGGCTGTTGCTCGACGCGCACAGCCTGTGGCTGGCCGAGCCGGACGAGGCGGAGCACCGCTAG
- a CDS encoding DUF3240 family protein, translating to MNLVLLTLVAPRALEEELLEQLLIHPEWASGFTLSQVEGHSQRGASLSIQEQVRGRAGRVALQIVLEAEQAERLLGHLKARFPKPDVAYWLTPVSDFGRLA from the coding sequence ATGAACCTGGTCTTGTTGACGCTCGTCGCGCCCCGGGCACTGGAAGAGGAATTGCTGGAGCAGTTGCTGATCCATCCGGAATGGGCCTCGGGTTTCACCCTGAGCCAGGTCGAAGGCCACAGCCAGAGGGGCGCGTCGCTTTCGATCCAGGAGCAGGTGCGCGGCCGTGCCGGCCGCGTCGCCCTGCAGATCGTGCTCGAGGCGGAGCAGGCCGAGCGCCTGCTCGGCCATCTGAAGGCACGCTTCCCCAAGCCGGATGTTGCCTATTGGCTCACGCCGGTCAGCGATTTCGGGAGATTGGCATGA
- a CDS encoding efflux RND transporter permease subunit yields MLARLTEFSLSQRLLILGFVLLLVGAGTQAWRGLPIDAFPDVSTTQVKLILKAPGMTPEEVEARIAAPIETEMLGIPRQRILRSISKYGLTDITIDFEDGTDIYWARQQVAERLNGVLGDLPMGVSGGLSPITTPLSEMFMFTVEGEGLSLAERRAVLDWLVRPQLRTLPGVADVNALGGLVKTFEVVPDNAAMAARGVTLQELREAVMANNRNDGAGRLTEGEEVWLVRVEGAVRTLEELAAIVVKNVAGVPVRVADVAEVRLGQLTRYGGVTQNGRGEAVQGLVLGLKGANAQQVVAAVKQRLKEIAPSLPKGVEVRPFYDRSALVDRAVGTVARALLEATVLVLLLLFLFLGNVRAALAVALTLPLAALATFLLMRQFGLSANLMSLGGLAIAIGLLVDGAVVVVENIVSHLAHNVLAQAHAGEAGVKAASADGRSQNIAATAVDGYPKLHQVFRAVREVATPTAAGVLIIMIVFLPLLTLEGLEGKLFIPVALTIVFALGAALLLSLSVVPVLASYLLKEGAHEEPWLVRWAIRLYTPVLDYALARVRIVLIAAVALLAAAAAMYPFIGKSFMPTLDEGDLLVQLEKLPSISLEESLAQDMLVQRALMQRIPEIKGVVARAGADELGLDPMGLNETDSFLVLKPMHQWREPSKDWLMDEIRKVMADFPGINYAFTQPIDMRVSEMLTGSRGELAVKIFGTDIGELNRLADQVEAVLKPIPGAQDVFSMKNEGVQYFQVEVDRLAAGRYGLSVDDVSGFLRAQLEGVRLGLVQEGGRRTPLVLRAGENVRASPALFEAMRIPTPSGLAIPLREVARLKRTDGPVAVKRENAVRYVTVQSNVAGRDLVGFVEEARARIARQVKLPEGYRVAYGGQFENQQRAAARLAIVVPVALLLIFALLFATFGSVRQAVLILANVPFALVGGVAGLFLTGEYLSVPASVGFIALLGIAVLNGVVMVSHFNQLAAQGLAAEAVVREGALRRLRPVLMTASIAAFGLIPLLLATGPGSEIQKPLAIVVVGGLFSSTLLTLILLPVLYRRFILGGTLK; encoded by the coding sequence ATGCTCGCCCGCCTGACCGAATTTTCGCTCAGCCAGCGCCTGCTCATACTCGGCTTCGTGCTGTTGCTGGTGGGCGCCGGTACCCAGGCCTGGCGCGGCCTGCCGATCGATGCCTTCCCCGATGTCTCCACCACCCAAGTCAAGCTCATCCTCAAGGCGCCGGGCATGACCCCGGAGGAGGTGGAAGCCCGTATCGCCGCGCCGATCGAAACCGAGATGCTGGGCATCCCGCGTCAGCGCATCCTGCGCTCGATCTCGAAGTACGGCCTGACCGACATCACCATCGATTTCGAGGACGGCACCGACATCTACTGGGCCCGCCAGCAGGTGGCCGAGCGGCTCAACGGCGTGCTCGGCGATCTGCCGATGGGCGTGAGCGGCGGCCTGTCGCCCATCACCACGCCGTTGTCGGAGATGTTCATGTTCACCGTCGAGGGCGAGGGCCTGAGCCTGGCCGAGCGCCGGGCGGTGCTCGACTGGCTGGTCCGGCCCCAGCTCAGAACTCTGCCAGGGGTGGCGGACGTCAACGCCTTGGGTGGCCTGGTCAAGACCTTCGAGGTCGTGCCGGACAACGCCGCCATGGCGGCGCGTGGGGTCACCCTGCAGGAACTGCGCGAGGCGGTCATGGCCAACAACCGCAACGACGGGGCCGGCCGCCTGACCGAGGGCGAGGAGGTCTGGCTGGTGCGGGTGGAGGGTGCGGTGCGGACGCTGGAGGAGCTGGCCGCCATCGTGGTGAAGAACGTCGCCGGTGTGCCGGTGCGGGTGGCGGACGTGGCCGAGGTGCGCCTCGGTCAGCTGACCCGTTACGGCGGGGTCACCCAGAACGGCCGTGGCGAAGCCGTGCAGGGCCTGGTCCTGGGCCTGAAGGGTGCCAACGCGCAGCAGGTGGTGGCGGCGGTGAAGCAGCGCCTGAAGGAGATCGCCCCCAGCCTGCCCAAGGGCGTCGAGGTGCGCCCCTTCTACGACCGTTCGGCCCTGGTCGACCGGGCGGTGGGCACGGTGGCCAGGGCGTTGCTCGAGGCGACGGTGCTGGTGCTGTTGCTGCTGTTCCTGTTCCTCGGCAATGTGCGGGCGGCCCTGGCCGTGGCGCTCACCCTGCCGCTGGCGGCCCTGGCGACCTTTCTGCTCATGCGCCAGTTCGGCCTGTCGGCCAACCTCATGAGCCTGGGTGGCCTGGCCATCGCCATCGGCCTTTTGGTCGACGGCGCGGTGGTCGTGGTGGAAAACATTGTGAGCCATTTGGCTCACAATGTTTTGGCGCAGGCTCATGCCGGCGAGGCCGGCGTTAAGGCCGCCTCAGCGGACGGCCGAAGTCAAAACATCGCGGCAACCGCGGTAGATGGCTACCCCAAGTTGCACCAAGTGTTCCGGGCCGTGCGCGAAGTGGCCACGCCGACCGCCGCCGGCGTGCTCATCATCATGATCGTGTTCCTGCCGCTGCTCACCCTGGAAGGGCTGGAAGGCAAACTCTTCATCCCGGTGGCGCTGACCATCGTCTTCGCCCTGGGGGCGGCCTTGCTGCTCTCGCTCAGCGTGGTGCCCGTGCTCGCCTCGTATCTGCTGAAGGAGGGTGCCCACGAGGAGCCCTGGCTGGTGCGCTGGGCCATCCGCCTCTACACCCCGGTGCTCGACTACGCGCTGGCCCGGGTGCGCATCGTGCTGATCGCGGCCGTGGCCCTGCTGGCGGCGGCTGCGGCGATGTATCCCTTCATCGGCAAGTCCTTCATGCCGACCCTGGATGAGGGCGACCTGCTGGTGCAATTGGAGAAGCTGCCCTCGATCAGCCTGGAAGAGAGCCTGGCCCAGGACATGCTGGTGCAGCGCGCCCTGATGCAGCGCATTCCGGAGATCAAGGGCGTGGTGGCCCGGGCCGGGGCCGATGAGCTGGGTCTGGACCCGATGGGCCTGAACGAGACCGACAGCTTTCTGGTGCTCAAGCCGATGCACCAATGGCGCGAGCCGTCGAAGGATTGGCTGATGGACGAGATCCGCAAGGTGATGGCCGATTTCCCCGGCATCAACTACGCCTTCACCCAGCCGATCGACATGCGGGTGTCGGAGATGCTGACCGGCAGTCGCGGCGAGCTGGCGGTGAAGATCTTCGGCACCGACATCGGCGAGCTCAATCGCCTGGCCGATCAGGTCGAGGCCGTGCTCAAACCCATCCCGGGCGCCCAGGACGTGTTCAGCATGAAGAACGAAGGCGTGCAGTACTTCCAGGTCGAGGTGGATCGCCTGGCGGCCGGCCGCTACGGGCTCTCCGTCGATGACGTGTCCGGCTTCCTGCGGGCCCAGCTGGAGGGGGTCCGGCTCGGCCTCGTGCAGGAGGGGGGGCGGCGCACACCGCTGGTCTTGCGCGCCGGGGAGAACGTGCGCGCCTCGCCCGCCTTGTTCGAGGCGATGCGCATCCCCACCCCGAGCGGGCTGGCGATCCCGCTCAGGGAGGTGGCCCGCCTCAAGCGGACCGACGGGCCGGTGGCGGTCAAGCGCGAGAATGCCGTGCGTTACGTCACGGTGCAGAGCAACGTGGCGGGCCGTGACCTGGTCGGTTTCGTCGAGGAGGCGCGGGCGCGCATCGCCCGGCAGGTAAAGCTGCCGGAGGGCTACCGCGTAGCCTACGGCGGCCAGTTCGAGAACCAGCAGCGGGCCGCCGCGCGGCTCGCCATCGTGGTGCCGGTGGCGCTGCTGCTGATCTTTGCCCTGCTGTTCGCCACCTTCGGCTCGGTCCGCCAGGCAGTGCTGATCCTGGCCAATGTCCCGTTTGCCCTGGTCGGCGGGGTGGCGGGCCTGTTCCTGACCGGCGAATACCTCTCGGTGCCGGCCTCGGTCGGCTTCATCGCCCTGCTCGGCATCGCCGTGCTCAATGGCGTGGTGATGGTGAGCCATTTCAACCAGCTCGCCGCCCAGGGCCTGGCAGCCGAGGCGGTGGTGCGCGAAGGCGCCCTGCGGCGCCTGCGGCCGGTGCTGATGACCGCCAGCATCGCCGCCTTCGGTCTGATCCCGCTCCTGTTGGCGACCGGGCCGGGCTCGGAGATTCAGAAACCGCTGGCCATCGTGGTGGTGGGGGGGTTGTTCAGTTCCACCCTGCTGACCTTGATCCTGCTGCCGGTGCTCTACCGGCGCTTCATTCTGGGAGGGACGCTGAAATGA
- a CDS encoding efflux RND transporter periplasmic adaptor subunit, protein MLRAFALLIGLSLALPVGAGDKLIPIGPAQRTALRIATAPLTAHAGAISVGLPATVTVSPGQERVVAAPVAGLVTGVRVAAGASVRAGQALVTIRSEQLMAGQRDLTLAAVQARLAEEAAKRDEGLFQEGIIPEARWQAARAAREQARAALAERRAWFRLMGLSQADIQAVERGERLVDSVTLGAPIAGEVLERMVMTGARVEAAAPLLRLAQLDPLWLEIQAPAEVAALVRKGQAISVPGTQASGKVVAVGGSVSAAQTVAIRASIANPGGLLRLNQNVEARIEALSGARHWRVPARAIVRMQGQNYVFVERPGGFEPEPVKVLSQSAQSAAVDGPFVGGEAIAVEGVAALKAAWQGMGGE, encoded by the coding sequence ATGCTGCGCGCGTTTGCATTGCTTATCGGCTTGTCCCTGGCCTTGCCTGTCGGCGCCGGCGACAAGCTCATTCCCATCGGCCCGGCCCAGCGGACCGCGCTCCGCATCGCCACCGCGCCCTTGACCGCACATGCTGGAGCGATCAGCGTCGGCCTGCCCGCGACTGTGACCGTCTCGCCGGGGCAGGAGCGGGTAGTGGCAGCGCCGGTCGCCGGCCTGGTCACCGGCGTGCGGGTGGCGGCCGGAGCGTCGGTGCGAGCCGGACAGGCCCTGGTCACGATCAGGAGCGAGCAATTAATGGCCGGCCAGCGCGACCTTACCCTGGCGGCGGTGCAGGCGCGCCTGGCCGAAGAGGCGGCGAAGCGGGACGAAGGCCTGTTCCAGGAGGGCATCATCCCCGAGGCACGCTGGCAGGCGGCGCGCGCCGCGCGCGAGCAGGCACGGGCGGCCCTGGCCGAACGGCGCGCCTGGTTCCGCTTGATGGGCCTGTCGCAAGCCGACATCCAGGCCGTAGAGCGGGGCGAGCGTCTGGTCGATAGTGTGACCCTCGGTGCCCCCATCGCCGGCGAGGTGCTCGAGCGAATGGTGATGACCGGCGCGCGGGTGGAGGCGGCTGCCCCGCTGTTGCGCCTGGCGCAGCTGGACCCGCTGTGGCTCGAGATTCAGGCCCCGGCCGAGGTGGCCGCCCTGGTGCGCAAGGGGCAGGCGATCAGCGTGCCGGGTACCCAGGCGAGCGGCAAGGTGGTTGCGGTGGGCGGCAGCGTAAGCGCCGCCCAGACCGTGGCGATCCGCGCCAGCATCGCCAACCCCGGCGGCCTGCTGCGCCTGAACCAGAACGTGGAGGCTCGGATCGAGGCGCTGTCCGGCGCCCGGCACTGGCGGGTGCCGGCCCGGGCCATCGTGCGCATGCAGGGCCAGAACTATGTCTTCGTGGAACGGCCGGGCGGCTTCGAGCCCGAGCCGGTGAAAGTGCTTTCCCAGTCGGCCCAGTCGGCCGCCGTGGACGGCCCATTCGTCGGTGGCGAGGCGATCGCGGTCGAGGGGGTGGCGGCGCTGAAAGCAGCCTGGCAGGGCATGGGGGGCGAGTGA
- a CDS encoding AEC family transporter, whose protein sequence is MAVALVILPIFALILLGWALKRWSGAAEAFWRDLERLIYFVFFPALLFHSLAHGEIDFAVAWPMLVTGILFTLIGMALGWLSKRLFHDPPRVFAAAFQCSFRFNSYVGLAVAGALHGKAGIAAIGLLMGFLVPMANVVSVWVLARHGKGDWLKEVLGNPMILATAGGVAFSLAGWQLPQLLDHILELLARASLPLGLIAVGAGLKLAGLGHARGHLWYGVMVKLILLPAIAWGLAVAFDLSGIWFETAILMAALPVSTVAYVLAVRMQADGQVIAAQVAVTTLLSMLTLPLWLALVRV, encoded by the coding sequence ATGGCCGTCGCCCTCGTCATCCTGCCGATCTTCGCCCTGATCTTATTGGGTTGGGCGCTGAAGCGCTGGTCGGGTGCGGCCGAGGCCTTCTGGCGCGACCTGGAACGGCTGATCTATTTCGTCTTCTTCCCCGCCCTGCTGTTCCATTCGCTCGCGCACGGCGAGATCGATTTCGCCGTGGCCTGGCCCATGCTGGTCACCGGCATCCTGTTCACCCTGATCGGCATGGCGCTGGGCTGGCTGTCGAAGCGCCTGTTCCACGATCCGCCACGGGTGTTCGCCGCCGCCTTCCAGTGTTCTTTCCGCTTCAACAGCTATGTCGGCCTGGCTGTGGCCGGCGCCCTGCACGGCAAGGCCGGCATTGCCGCCATCGGCCTGCTCATGGGCTTTCTGGTGCCCATGGCCAACGTGGTCTCGGTCTGGGTGCTGGCCCGACATGGCAAGGGCGATTGGTTGAAGGAGGTGCTGGGCAACCCGATGATCCTGGCCACCGCCGGTGGCGTCGCCTTCAGCCTGGCCGGCTGGCAGCTGCCGCAGTTGCTCGATCACATCCTGGAACTGCTGGCCCGGGCCTCGCTGCCCCTGGGTCTGATCGCGGTCGGCGCCGGGCTCAAGCTTGCCGGCCTGGGCCACGCCCGCGGTCATCTCTGGTACGGGGTGATGGTGAAACTCATCCTGCTGCCGGCCATCGCCTGGGGTCTGGCCGTGGCCTTTGACCTGAGTGGCATCTGGTTCGAGACGGCGATCCTGATGGCGGCCCTGCCCGTCTCCACCGTGGCCTATGTCCTGGCGGTGCGCATGCAGGCCGACGGCCAGGTGATCGCCGCCCAGGTGGCGGTGACCACCTTGCTGTCGATGCTGACCCTGCCACTCTGGCTGGCCCTGGTCCGGGTTTAA
- a CDS encoding HAD family hydrolase has translation MRLALFDLDNTLLAGDSDFEWAQFLIEQGVLDREVYEARNQAFYDQYKAGTLDIHEFLDFQLKPLARHPRAQLDAWHAEFMARKIIPMVAPGTPALLEKHADDVRVIVTATNSFVTRPIADHLGIAHLIATEPEAIEGEFTGRVVGTPSFREGKVARLEEWLAGRGKSWADVETSWFYSDSLNDLPLLARVRHPVAVDPDATLKAHAEQAGWPVISLR, from the coding sequence GTGCGTCTTGCCCTGTTCGACCTAGACAACACCCTGCTCGCCGGCGATTCCGATTTCGAGTGGGCCCAGTTCCTGATCGAGCAGGGCGTGCTCGACCGCGAGGTCTACGAGGCGCGCAACCAGGCCTTCTACGACCAGTACAAGGCCGGCACCCTCGACATCCACGAATTTCTCGATTTCCAGTTGAAGCCGCTCGCGCGCCATCCGCGCGCGCAGCTCGACGCCTGGCATGCCGAGTTCATGGCCAGGAAGATCATCCCCATGGTGGCGCCGGGCACGCCGGCCCTGCTGGAAAAACATGCGGACGATGTGCGCGTCATCGTCACCGCGACCAACAGTTTCGTCACCCGGCCGATCGCCGATCATCTCGGCATCGCGCACTTGATCGCGACCGAGCCGGAGGCGATCGAAGGCGAGTTCACCGGCCGCGTGGTCGGCACGCCCTCCTTCCGCGAGGGCAAGGTTGCGCGCCTGGAAGAATGGCTGGCCGGGCGGGGCAAGAGCTGGGCCGATGTCGAGACGAGCTGGTTCTATTCCGATTCGCTCAACGACCTGCCGCTCCTGGCCCGGGTGCGGCACCCGGTGGCAGTCGACCCCGATGCCACGCTCAAGGCCCATGCCGAGCAGGCGGGCTGGCCGGTGATCAGCCTGCGCTGA
- a CDS encoding energy-coupling factor ABC transporter permease — translation MNLISAHIPAFWSWLLWPLTGLLFYAMWQRARWRMLADRDNLNVFAGACVALLGLWLIKAGIKPGLNFHLLGASALTLMFRPWFALLALALVLAAVTLMNGEYAAYPANLLIMAVLPVTLSWTIYRLGERWLPHHLFIYVFLNGFFGSALAVSAVGLASTGFVALAGAYPLDYLLDNYLPFYLLMAWSEAFATGMLITILVVYKPEWVATFDDRRYLHGK, via the coding sequence ATGAACCTGATCTCCGCCCACATCCCCGCTTTCTGGTCCTGGCTGCTCTGGCCGCTGACCGGCCTGCTGTTCTATGCCATGTGGCAGCGGGCGCGCTGGCGCATGCTGGCCGACCGCGACAACCTCAACGTCTTCGCCGGCGCCTGCGTCGCCCTGCTCGGACTGTGGCTGATCAAGGCGGGGATCAAGCCCGGGCTCAATTTCCACCTGCTCGGCGCCAGCGCCCTGACCCTGATGTTCCGGCCCTGGTTCGCCCTGCTCGCCCTGGCCCTGGTGCTGGCTGCGGTGACCCTGATGAACGGCGAGTATGCCGCCTATCCGGCCAATCTGCTGATCATGGCCGTGCTGCCGGTGACGCTGAGCTGGACCATCTATCGCCTGGGCGAACGCTGGCTGCCCCACCACCTGTTCATTTACGTCTTTCTCAATGGCTTCTTCGGCTCGGCCCTGGCGGTGTCCGCCGTCGGCCTCGCCTCCACCGGCTTCGTCGCCCTGGCCGGCGCCTACCCGCTCGACTATCTGCTCGACAACTACCTGCCCTTCTACCTATTGATGGCCTGGTCCGAGGCCTTCGCCACCGGCATGCTGATCACCATCCTGGTGGTGTACAAGCCGGAATGGGTGGCGACCTTCGACGACCGGCGCTACCTGCACGGCAAGTAA